The sequence ATGCCCATCCTCGGCCCGTCGTGGATGAGGTTGTGTGCGATCCGGTGACCTACCCCGGCGACGCTGACGCCGACGCCCTGCGCATACTCGAGCCCAACGTGGTGGATGTAGCAGTTCTCCACCGTGTGCGCACCCCCTCTCAGTGAGATCCGATCCCCCCCGCCGACCGAGACGCCGGAGGCTCCAACCTCGGAGATATCACACCCGAACACCACGTTGGAAAGCCCCTCCCAGATCCCGATCCCATGCCCGGCGTGGTCACCGGCGCTCCGCACCGTGCAAGCGGCCACCACGCACTGCGTTGCACCGTGCATCAGCACCGCGTGCGACTGCGCGCACTCGAACCGAATCCGCTCGACCCGGATCCACGACGCACCCGGACGAAACGCCAGCAGTGTCGCCAACCGCCCCACCCGGACCGGCGGCGCAGCGTCCGGATGCACCGCCTCGGGCGGAATCATCCACAAACGGTCCGTCGCCGCCTCGTGCCACCACTCGCCCGGTGCGTCGAGCGCCGAGCGAACGCCGCGAAGGTAGTACCGGTCGCCCGGCCGGATCGCATACGACGCGTTCCGCTCTAGCAGGACGCGCCGTTGACCCACCTCGACGCTTTTCACCCTCACCACGTCGTTCCACCAATTGTATCGGGGAAACACCACGATCTCCGCACCCTGCCATTCTCGCCAGGCGGGCGCATCCTCGGCGCGGTACTGACAACGGTCCCGCAACTCACCAGGAAGCTCCTGATGCATCGAGACCTTCGTACCATTCGCGAACATCCACCCCCTGGTGTGCGGTGCAGCCGCATCACCGTTCGGTGTTCGCGCCATGGGCAGCCGCCGGCCACCCCAGACCACCATCCGCACTGGCGCACCGGTCCACCCGATCCTGCGCAGATCCGCTACCCAGATGCCATTGCTCGCGATGTGGAACTGCTGCACCCGTCGGCCGCCGGTCCAAACGGTCGCACCGTTCGTCGTCCCCCGAATCGTCATCGGCCGGCCCGGCCCCCCGCTGTGCTGCGCGGTCAGTTCGACCGTCGCTGGCAGCTCCCACACCCCCGGGCCGAACTGGATCACCACCTCTCCCCGATCCGGCAGTGAGCTCAGCAGCATCAGCGCCCGCCCAACCGTCGCGACCGGCCCGTCACTACCGTCCGGCAACGGCTGCTCCGACCGCCCGCTCCAGCGATCGAGGCCGTTCGTTGCTACGTGAATCCGCAGCGTTGTCTCCGCGTCCGCGCGAACAGCTGCGGCGAGGCACAACGCAACGAAGTGCGCGGCGCGCAATGCGATGGTCATGATTTTTTCCTGGAGGTTAGACGCCACCTCAGCCCGCGGGGCCGAGCAGCAACGTTTCCACGCGCTCGCCGGTGCGTTCCTCCACTTGGGGGTTCGGCACCGGCACAAAGGCCGGGTCATGCGTTCGCCGCGACCCCGGCGGCAGCAGTTCGCGCGTGAGCGTAGCGGGATACTCGATCCGGATCAGCGGGATCTCGCGCCGCTTTCGCAGCGCCTCGATTGTCGCCTCGCGAATCCTCCGCCGGGATACCTCGGCCGGAAGTGGCTCCGCACTTTGCGGCCCCGTGCCCCGCTTCGTCTCGCAAACCACCACACCCGGGATCCACGCCCGGGCTTCCGCGCAGGTTTTGTCGTCGCCCGTCACCAGCACGACCGGCACGCCGTACTCCGCCGCGATCGCGGCGTCCACTCCAATCTCCCCCACCTCCCGCCCGTTGAGCCGCATGCGCTGAATTCCTTTCGACGAGTACGTGTGCGCGAGCACCGCGCCGGGCGTCAGCGACATCGCGTGATAACCTAGCAGAATCACCGCCTCGCTACCCGCCAGCTCCGGATAACGTTCACGCCGAGTAGGCCCCTGAATCAACCGGGCGCGACCGTCCACCCGCGACGGTGTCACATTGCTGCCCCCGCCATGCCCGTCGCGTACGATCACCACCGTCGCCCCCGCCTCGAAACACGCGGCCACACATGCATTGATGTCCCCCTCCATCGCGGCCACACCTTCCCCGGCGCGCGCGCCGTGGATGAACTCGCTGCCGGTCACGCCGGTGCATCCCTCCATGTCGGCAAACACATACACTTGGAACGCACCGCAGGGTTCGACCACACACGCGGCCGCCATCAGCAGCGTCCACACCCGGATGTCGACAGCTGACATCCCCGAAGACTCCTTTCGCCCTTTATTCGACGATCCTCGGATTCGAAGAATACCCCTCTCGTCCACCACCCACCAGCGAACACCAGGTCCATAGATGCGGCTCCGAGGGCTCTGAGACTTCCCATGGGGGGCGCGCTCCTTCTCGAGGCCCCAGTCGCCAAGCGCCGCGGCTGGTCCGCACCGCGGCAACGATCGATTGCACTCTCGGCGGCACGAGGCCACGGGAGTTCCTCCCTCTCGAGCGGCCGGCATGCCGGAGCGCGATCCGAGGCCGACACGGCCTACCCGCAATGCCCTGTGCCGATCGCCCGGCCGCTGGAGTTCTCCGGCCGCACACCCGATGGCGCCGGCGCCTCACCGGGTACAAAGGACATCAGCAGACCCTGCCGATGGAGCAACGTGATCAGCCGCACGTCCAGCGCATGGCCAGCGCGATAGGACACCACCTGACCCACGAACCGCCCCCCTTCGACCAAGCCGAGCGCCGCGGCCAGATCCAGCGCCGCCCGGTGCCAGACCGCTTCGAGCGACCGCCCGTTGTGGATCAGGCGCGGCCGGTTCAGATACGCACGGCGACCCGCGATCAGCAGGTTCCGCCGGTTGTAGCCGAGCCGCCGCACATCCGCGAACAAACGGCCAATGGTCTGGCAGTAGAATTTTTTGGAAACCGTCGTGTTCGTCCGCGCGACCGACGCGGTCCGAAAAATCTCCCGGTCCATGAAAAACCGGATCCGTTGACGTCCAATCACATTCGGAAAATCGATCGCGACATCCATCAGCAGCGACCGGATCATCCCGCCCCGCGGCGGCGCGACGGCGAGAAACGCACCGTTCGGCGCAACGACCGCGACCGGCTCCCGCACCGTCACATGGTGCGCCGGCGCATCGGTCTCCACGATGCCCACCCGCTCGGCCGCCTCGACCAAGTCCAGACTGCCCCGCTCAAAAAGAGGGGGATCGCCGGAGTCCAACCGCACTCGGACCCGGTCAAGCACAAGGCCCACCTTCAGGGCCAGGATGTGCTCCACCATCCGGCAGTAGTTGTGGGGGTCGCCGCTGCGCAAGACGATGTTGCTGACGATGCGGCCGGTGGTCCACACATTGCGCACTGTCGCGAGCGTCGGGAGGTCGTCCGGCCGGTCAGTCCGCTCAAACCACCAGCCGGTTTCCGGCGACGGCGCCAGCGTCAGGCGTCGTGTTTCCCGCCCATCGAACGTTCCCGGCCCCCGGACTTCGACAGTACCACCCAGCGTCGTTTCTTTTGCCGGCCAGGAGGGCGGCGGCCGGTCGGTCAGATCGTGGTCCACCGGCTGATCGGCCCAGAGTTCGACGGACCGGCGGTACTGGCCGACGTCACCCCGAAGCACTTTCGCGGAGGCAACCCACTCGTTCACGGAGCCAAGCACTATTGCCCAGCCCCCGCCAACAGACAAGCCGACCGGCCGGCACCTCTCAGTCGTTCAACGCTCCGCTCTCTGGCACACCCGTGCGCCCCTTCGCAGACTCGTCCTTCACCGAGGAGAACGTCGCGGCAGGTGCAGCGTCACGGTTCGCCAGCTGGCGGATTTCTTCGGCGATCGCATTCCACTTGGCCACCATCGCTTCCAACCGCCGGGGATCGCGCGCCGCAAGGTTCCGGGTCTCTCCCCGGTCCTCCGCCAGGTTGTAGAGCTCCCATGGATCTCCCCTGGACGCGACGATCTTCCAATCGCCCATCCGCAGCGCCCGGTGTCCCTCGTGGCAGAACCATACGGCCTCATGCAGCGGCTCGCCGTCCCCCCGCAGCACCGGGACCAAACTCCGCCCCGCCGGATTCGGCACAGATCGCCCCTCCCATTCCTTTGGCCACGGGACCCCGGCCAGCTCCAGCACCGTGGGCGCGAAGTCAATCACGTGTGAGACGGTGTGCCGCAAGCCACCTCGTTCGCGTTCCGGGATGCCAGCCGGCCAGTGCACGATCAAGGGCGTCGCGATCCCGCCCTCGTGCACCCACACCTTGTGCCGCCGGAATGGCGTGTTCGCGACGCTCGACCACCCCGGTCCCAGGCACAGGAATGTCCCCGCCGAACCGTGAGGCGCGTTCGGGTCGTGTCCGTCACCCCGAATCATGATCTCCGCGCTGGCGCCGTTGTCGCTCGCGAACCAGATCATCGTATTGTCCATCGCACCCATCGCAGCCAGTTGATCGAGGATGCGCCCAATCTCCCGGTCCATCCGGTCCACCATCGCGGCGTGAATCGCCATCTTCATCGCCTGAAATCGCTGTTGCTCCTCCGTCAGGTCCGACCACCGCAGCGGACGGTCCACCTCGCCCGGCCCAAGTTTCTCCAACGCATCGGGGAACGAGTACGGCGGCCCCAGTTCCCGTTCCATTGGGGGCGGGTCGTGCCGCACGATGCCGAGTTCCCGCAAGCGGCGTCCCCGCGCCGCCTGCACCTCGTCCCAACCATTCGTATAACGGCCCGCGTACCGCGCGATGTCTTCTGGCGGCGCCTGCAGCGGAAAATGCGGCGCGGTGAAGCAGACGTAATGGAAAAACGGACGCCCCGAGTGTTCACGGGCATGCTCCCGCAGGCACGCGATGGCGTGCTCCGCGATCCACGTCGTCATGTAGAAGTTGCTGCCCCGCTCCACCGGCGGCCAGGGACGATCATTGAGCGTGTGCCGTCGGGGATCGAAGTAGCGGTCGTGGTCCTCGATGATGTAAGCCCGATCAAACCCCTGGGGGATTGCCTGGCCGTCAATGTGCCACTTGCCGGAGTGGTAGGAGCGGTAGCCGGCCGCTTTCAGCATCGCCGGGAGCAAGGGCGCCCAGCGCGGTCGAACATGCTCTCGGCGACCGCCACCCTGCACCCCCGGCATCGCGTCGCGCCGCACTTGTTGAGGATAGAAACCCGTCAGAAGCGCCGCACGCGTTGGCCAGCAGCGGGCGGTGTTGTAGAACTGGGTAAACCGGAGACCATTCGCGGCCAGGCGGTCGAGGTTCGGCGTTTCGATTTCGCCGCCGTAGCAGCCGAGATCCGAAAACCCGAGGTCGTCGGCGAGTATCAACATCACGTTCGGCCGGGGTGGCGCCGACATTGCTATGCCCGCGCTCGCGAACATCGCCGCGAGAAACTGGCACCACGGCGGTCTCATTGCCCTCTCCCCCGCGTTTAGCGAATCACGTCCACCGCTACCGTGCGCACAACGACCGGCCCCACCAGCCCCGACGGAGCCAGCAGCGCACCCGCCGAATAGATCCCGCCCCGCGTGAGGAACGCAATCCGGCCCGACGGCCGTGCACCGCCGCGCAATAGCCACTCCGGCCACTCGATCGGAACGCGCTCGCCCGCCCGCGATGGGACCCAGCGGACGTCGTCATCCGGAAACCGCGCGTCGCCAATCAGCCGGTTCACCCACAGGTTCGTCACCCGCACCTCGAGGCGATGGCGGCCGGGCGCCGGGGGCGGATCCAGCCGCAACCGAAACGGCGGTGCCCACACCGTGCCCAGCTCGCGACCATCCAACCGCACCGATGCGATCACGTGCACCGCCCCGAGGTCCAGCCAGAGCTCCTGATCGCCGCTCTCGGAAATCCCCGGCGGTAGCTCGAAGTCAATTGAGTAGGTCGCAGTCCCGGAAAAATGCCGCACACCCGGATCGGCATGCAGCGAAAGGTCCACCAACTCATCCAGCGCAACCGACGGCGGCGCGCCGCGACCGGCAGGAAACGTGATGGTCCAGCGTCCGCGGACCGCAAAATCGTGCACCACCTGCGATCGCGACAGCTCCGTCTCCCGTCCGTCGTTGAGGCGAACCCGCAGCGGATCGGACCGCCATCGCCGGACCCACAGCGATCCGTCCCTGGCTCGAACCAGCTCGGCCGCCGGCCCGGCCAACAGGTCGTCAGGTGCGGCGAGCGCGGCGATCTCGGCATCGGACAAGCGTCGCGAATACAGTGCCACGCGCTCGGCGCGACCGCGAAACGATTCCGCCGACCCTGCACGCGCGTGCACCCGCATCGTGGTGCCGGTTGCGCGCCGCATTTCGTGCCCGTTTACGTAGAGGGCCGGGACCCCACCGGCGACCGCTACCGCCACATGCGCGCCGCCACTGAGGTCGCCGGTCCAAGTGAGCACCGCCGGCGCGTGGTGCGCGCTGTGTTCAAACACCACCACACCATTGCGCCCCACCGCGACCCCCATTCCCGCATGCCCCCGCCCCCAGGCGCGCTCGCCGTGCGGCGGTGGCACCAGCCAGTTCTGCCCCTCAAAGGCAATCAGCGCCCGTCGCTCGGGCGGCAACGGTATGTCCCTCCCCGGCCATACCCACGCGCTGAGGGTGAAGTCGCTGTCCGCCTCGCGCACCGGCGCATCAGACGGCGGAAGCGCACGTGTTGCCCACCCCGCGCTTTCGACCTCTACCGCATATCGAGCCCGCCCGCTGGGACGAAAGACCACAAACACCGAACCCCGCGGGGGCAGCACAAGCGGCACCCGACAGCGTCCGTCACTCTCCCGGCGATACAGGCCCACCGCACGGACGGTTCCGTCCATCGGGTCCCACAACTCCGGTTCACCCGCTGCATCCCGAAACACCAACTCCGCCGACTCGCTCCGCTCGCGCGATTGACACACGAAATAGACATCCGCGTTCCAATCCTCCACCCGTCGGTGAATCCATCGGACCTCCGCGTCCGACGCCGCCCGCCCCAGCTGCACGTCCGGCGCCACGCCCAGCCGGCGAAATGCCTCTTCAAAGCTCATCCCCGACAGCAGTCGCCCCCGGCCCACCGGCCGATCCACCTCCCCCTCACTGTCCGCCCAAAGGTGACCCAGAGCGCGTTCGACACGCCGGTCTCCGTCGCCTCGCTCAGCGAGCGACGGCGAACGGACGGGCCGGACCGGCGCCAGCACCGTCGCACCATCCTCCAGAAGGCGACGCACCTGTTCGGCCACCGCCACTCGCATCGTTGGTATCGGCGGCAGCAGCAGCACGCGGTACCGCATGCCGGATGGCAACACGATCCGGCCGTCCCGCACACCGGCCTCCAGCACCGCTCGTCCGTCTGCGCCGTCGAAGTCGTAGCCCCACGGAAGCGGCGGCGACAACTCCTCGCGCCAGCCGATCCGATTCGGAACATCGTCCCCCACGAACGCGAGCACGTCGGCAACGAAGCGTCCCTGGCGCAGCATCCACTGACAGCGGGTGATGTACTCGATCCACGGTCTTCCGTCCTCCCACCACGTGTTATGGCGGTTGAAATTGAGACCCCAGTGGAAAAATGTGAATCCCGGCCCGACGACGTCCCACGGCTGATGAGCGAAGGTGTGAAACACGAACTGATTTACTCCCGCACAGAACGCCTGATCGCCGAGTTCCTTCAGCGTGTACGGATGATTCTGCCACTTCTCCGCCTCCGGTCCGGCAGTGTATGCCTCCGCCGCGATCACCGAGCGCCCGGTGATGTGCGCGAGCGACGCAGCGACTTTGTTGTCCACCCGCAACCACCCCCCGGGTGAACGGTCCAACCAAAACTCCCCCATCGGCACATGGCTGCGCCGATGCCACCCAACGTTGTAGAGGTACTGCTGACGGCCCGTGCTCTCCGCCACGAACGTCAACCGGTGGTCCGCCGCAAACTGCGATGCGACCGCGAAAAAGTTGCGGTCCAGTTCGTCAGCAAGGAAGCGCCGCCAGTCCCAGAGCATGCGATCAGACTCGTCCGCGGAGCCGACGATCCACCCCTCCAGCAGCGCCGGCCAAAACGGCGTCAGTTCGTAGCCCACCCTCTCGCGGAACCTCCGCTCGAGCCCATCCGTCCAGTTCTGGATCCCGCACTCCCAACTGTCAATCTCCATCGCGGCAAATGTCCGGC is a genomic window of Kiritimatiellia bacterium containing:
- a CDS encoding glycosyl hydrolase; its protein translation is MKGWWQAVLLMGLLASQAVLGAGARMRPDMVFRSPPADARPLTWWHWLNGNITREGVTKDLEAMARIGLGGCYMFNCGGQWPTGQVRFLQPAWLDMVRHTLTEAERLGLKFGVHNCDGFSEAGGPWITPATSMKILVWSAAEVTGPGERELELAQPPARESFYREIAVVAFPVPEGQHLSAELAGTVPAAELRALQDGQPATQVVFPRRPEGHAIEWRFEAPRVVRSLRAANCAPHVWESDTPMVLEASTDGVGFRPVGVFTLNWDFQRSDDWATVALETATAVVIRIAFTNSVAMRIGELRLSDAARVHFAEAKAGRLRSRGHGAEWRHHRAYPGPALDRELPATHVVRPAEVLDLTRAMSAEGRLRWRVPDARRWRVLRIGFTSNGHYVGPATAEGRGLECDKLDARVVRFHLEQYVGRLLKLAGPAAGRTFAAMEIDSWECGIQNWTDGLERRFRERVGYELTPFWPALLEGWIVGSADESDRMLWDWRRFLADELDRNFFAVASQFAADHRLTFVAESTGRQQYLYNVGWHRRSHVPMGEFWLDRSPGGWLRVDNKVAASLAHITGRSVIAAEAYTAGPEAEKWQNHPYTLKELGDQAFCAGVNQFVFHTFAHQPWDVVGPGFTFFHWGLNFNRHNTWWEDGRPWIEYITRCQWMLRQGRFVADVLAFVGDDVPNRIGWREELSPPLPWGYDFDGADGRAVLEAGVRDGRIVLPSGMRYRVLLLPPIPTMRVAVAEQVRRLLEDGATVLAPVRPVRSPSLAERGDGDRRVERALGHLWADSEGEVDRPVGRGRLLSGMSFEEAFRRLGVAPDVQLGRAASDAEVRWIHRRVEDWNADVYFVCQSRERSESAELVFRDAAGEPELWDPMDGTVRAVGLYRRESDGRCRVPLVLPPRGSVFVVFRPSGRARYAVEVESAGWATRALPPSDAPVREADSDFTLSAWVWPGRDIPLPPERRALIAFEGQNWLVPPPHGERAWGRGHAGMGVAVGRNGVVVFEHSAHHAPAVLTWTGDLSGGAHVAVAVAGGVPALYVNGHEMRRATGTTMRVHARAGSAESFRGRAERVALYSRRLSDAEIAALAAPDDLLAGPAAELVRARDGSLWVRRWRSDPLRVRLNDGRETELSRSQVVHDFAVRGRWTITFPAGRGAPPSVALDELVDLSLHADPGVRHFSGTATYSIDFELPPGISESGDQELWLDLGAVHVIASVRLDGRELGTVWAPPFRLRLDPPPAPGRHRLEVRVTNLWVNRLIGDARFPDDDVRWVPSRAGERVPIEWPEWLLRGGARPSGRIAFLTRGGIYSAGALLAPSGLVGPVVVRTVAVDVIR
- a CDS encoding UDP-3-O-acyl-N-acetylglucosamine deacetylase, with amino-acid sequence MNEWVASAKVLRGDVGQYRRSVELWADQPVDHDLTDRPPPSWPAKETTLGGTVEVRGPGTFDGRETRRLTLAPSPETGWWFERTDRPDDLPTLATVRNVWTTGRIVSNIVLRSGDPHNYCRMVEHILALKVGLVLDRVRVRLDSGDPPLFERGSLDLVEAAERVGIVETDAPAHHVTVREPVAVVAPNGAFLAVAPPRGGMIRSLLMDVAIDFPNVIGRQRIRFFMDREIFRTASVARTNTTVSKKFYCQTIGRLFADVRRLGYNRRNLLIAGRRAYLNRPRLIHNGRSLEAVWHRAALDLAAALGLVEGGRFVGQVVSYRAGHALDVRLITLLHRQGLLMSFVPGEAPAPSGVRPENSSGRAIGTGHCG
- a CDS encoding arylsulfatase; the encoded protein is MFASAGIAMSAPPRPNVMLILADDLGFSDLGCYGGEIETPNLDRLAANGLRFTQFYNTARCWPTRAALLTGFYPQQVRRDAMPGVQGGGRREHVRPRWAPLLPAMLKAAGYRSYHSGKWHIDGQAIPQGFDRAYIIEDHDRYFDPRRHTLNDRPWPPVERGSNFYMTTWIAEHAIACLREHAREHSGRPFFHYVCFTAPHFPLQAPPEDIARYAGRYTNGWDEVQAARGRRLRELGIVRHDPPPMERELGPPYSFPDALEKLGPGEVDRPLRWSDLTEEQQRFQAMKMAIHAAMVDRMDREIGRILDQLAAMGAMDNTMIWFASDNGASAEIMIRGDGHDPNAPHGSAGTFLCLGPGWSSVANTPFRRHKVWVHEGGIATPLIVHWPAGIPERERGGLRHTVSHVIDFAPTVLELAGVPWPKEWEGRSVPNPAGRSLVPVLRGDGEPLHEAVWFCHEGHRALRMGDWKIVASRGDPWELYNLAEDRGETRNLAARDPRRLEAMVAKWNAIAEEIRQLANRDAAPAATFSSVKDESAKGRTGVPESGALND
- a CDS encoding M55 family metallopeptidase; the encoded protein is MSAVDIRVWTLLMAAACVVEPCGAFQVYVFADMEGCTGVTGSEFIHGARAGEGVAAMEGDINACVAACFEAGATVVIVRDGHGGGSNVTPSRVDGRARLIQGPTRRERYPELAGSEAVILLGYHAMSLTPGAVLAHTYSSKGIQRMRLNGREVGEIGVDAAIAAEYGVPVVLVTGDDKTCAEARAWIPGVVVCETKRGTGPQSAEPLPAEVSRRRIREATIEALRKRREIPLIRIEYPATLTRELLPPGSRRTHDPAFVPVPNPQVEERTGERVETLLLGPAG